The Candidatus Woesearchaeota archaeon DNA segment TAGTTTGAGCTTTGTTCACTCTACTAAATTTATTAAAAATGATGTAAGAATTATCAAAAATCACAAAGGTTATCCTGCTGAGAGTTTTGAACCTAAGGTTTATTATGGTTTATCCATTCCTGATGTTGAATCTGAAAATGAGAAAGATTATTCTGATTTTAGAAGAGATTATATTAGAGATAGGTCTAATGATGAATCTTTCTTTGATCCTTTAAAAAATATTGATGAAAAGAGTTTATATACTTCAAGAAGAGGAACATATCGTAGTGAATATGAGATTAGAAAAACTCAATTTGAGGATTTAAATATGAATCGAATTAATTTGTTTAAGAGTTATGGTTATAGTTATACTGATTCTGAAAACTATGAAAATAATGATTTCTATTGATATTTGTCGTTTTTTTTAAATCAAAAATAATAATTTTTGGTCATTCATTAAAATATTCATTTTATCTTAACATTAAAATAAAAAATATTCGAAATAATAAAAAAGAAAACCTTATAAACTTTAATATTATATAATATAGTATAATGGCAGGTTATGATCCTAAATTAGATAAAGAATTGTTCGCAGAAGAGTTGAGCTTTGAAAGTACTAAAATCAAAGTAAGTGTTATGGCATATGGTGAAGGAGCATCAAAAATTCAAATTACTAGACAAAATTTTAATTCTTCAACTAATGAGTTTATGTTTGCAAAACTTGGTAGAATGTCTAAAGATGAGATGGGCAAAATTTTACCAGTTGTTGATAAAGCTATGAAAAAGATGTAGATCTTTTTATTTTATTTTAAATATTTTTAATTTAATTTTGTTTATTCTTGATATATATTAGCTCATCAGTGTTAGGACCATTTCCTATTGAAATTATTTTTGCACCTGTAAAGTGTTCAATTGTTCCAATTAAGTCTTGGACTCCTTTTGGTAATTCGTTTCCTTTTCTTTTGTTTTTTGCAATAGGAGTTTCTTTCCAACCTTTAATAGTTTTAATTATTGGATAACAGTTATATAGTACTTGCTCAGTTGGAAGTGAGTTTCCAGCTTTTATTATTGTTCCATTTTTGTATTCTTTTCCGTTTGAAAAAGTAGATTTATTTTCTGGACTGTAGTATATATATGCTATAGTTACACCTATCTCATCATAATCATCTCCCCTATCTACTGCTGAAATTGAAAGGTAGGGTCCTTGAGTTTCATTTACTTCATAATGAGCTACACAATCAAATAATCCACAAACTCTTGGTTTTTTAGTTGTAGCACCGCATTCCCCATGTTGTATTGATGAACCTATAGCCATTGCAACATTTATTTTGTATGAACCAGTTTCATCTTCATAGGTTGTTGGTTTTAAGATTCCATTTTCTTGAATTGAGTCAAAGAATTGTTTTTGAATTGTATCAAAATTTGTACAAGCATCCCCTAAGTCTTTTAATGTATTAATATTTTTTCTTGAGAAGAAGTCTTGACTTACATATGATGATGGGTTTGCACCAATTCCAACTCTTGAAGATGCAGGAGTTTTATGAATATTTATTACAACAGATTTGTATTTTTGGAAATTAAATTTAGTTGCAGCAAGGATTCCTGAAGCTGATGTGTTTGCAGAAGTTGAGGATTCCCAAAATTTTTCAGACCCATTTGATAACCAATACGATTGAGGTCCTTCAACTAGAATTTTTCCACCTTCTTTTAGGATTTTTTGAGTTAAATAAGTAGTATCAACCATTTGAGGAAAATCTTTATTATTTACTACAAATTTATCATATAAATTAATTAGATACTCTGTTTTATCAAGAGCTTTTAAGAAATCAATTACATATAGAGGAATTCTTATTTCTCCATCTGAATTAATCTCTTCACACATTTCAATAATTTGTTCTTCTGATAGGTTTTTTACTTTAAGTAGACCATAGTATGTAATCATATCTTTTTCTAATCTTTTTTTAACAATTTCTTTGGAATTAAATAGATGATCTAATCTTATTCCTCTTTTTGATACTTTTGATGCATGTACAGGAGACATTCCTTTTAGAGTTGAAGAGTTATTTAAATTTCCAATAAAATCTATTAATTTGTGATAAGGTGTTACAATATGAACATTTCCAATGAAGAGTCTATCTTTATATGAAATATTTTTTTCAGTTAATTGAGATAGTTCTTTTTGCATGAAACTTACAAGATCCATTACACACTCAGGTCCAATTAAATTTGTTTTTTCTTTCATTAGAAGTCCAGATGGAGCAAGATTGAATACAAATTTCTCATTATTATTAAATACTGTATGTCCTGCATTTTCTCCTGAGTTTACCCTTAGAATTAGTTTTATGTCTTCATTATGAGCAATTGCATCTACAGTTTTTCCTTTACCTTCATCACCAAAATAAGCTCCAGCAACAATTATTACTTGATTTTCTTTGATTAAAGGATGTAAAACTTCTTCAACTCTCCTTTCTTCATATTCAGAATTATTTTCATAATCTAGCTCTTCTATTTTTCGAGTATTTTTGATATTCTCAAAAATTAAATCTTCATTTTTATCAGCAAGTATTTGTTTTAATTCCATTCCATTTATTTATTATGAATGAACTTTATAAATTTACTTGTTTCTTTATACTTTTTAGTTGTTACTACCCTAAAGTTTAAAAATGAATGTCGAGTGAGTATTTTATGATAAAGAAAATGAATTTGAAAAATAAGATATTAGTTGGACTTTTGGGAGGCTCTCTAGCATTTGTTCCAGGAGCTTTTGCAAAAAGTAGCGTTGATAATCCTCAAAGCTCATTTGGAGTAGATTATACTTTTATTGATTCTGATATGCAAGAAGGAAATAAAGTTGATTTGAATGGTTCATTAGTTACTGATTATGGAATTTTTAATTTAGGTTTTAGTGAAACTTTAGGTAAACAAAGAATTGACCCTCATAAAACAAATGTTGTAACTAATGGAACTACACCGAGGGATTTTTATAATTTAATGGATGGTAAAATTCAAGAAATTAGTTTAGGTTGGGGTGCAAAAAAAGAAGTTTTAGATGATTTACTAGTTGGTTTGAAAATTGGAGGAAAAATTGGAGAAGGTGAAACTGATAAAGGTCCTGAGACTATTGGTTATCAAAAACAATCAGGGAATGGATT contains these protein-coding regions:
- a CDS encoding adenylosuccinate synthetase, producing the protein MELKQILADKNEDLIFENIKNTRKIEELDYENNSEYEERRVEEVLHPLIKENQVIIVAGAYFGDEGKGKTVDAIAHNEDIKLILRVNSGENAGHTVFNNNEKFVFNLAPSGLLMKEKTNLIGPECVMDLVSFMQKELSQLTEKNISYKDRLFIGNVHIVTPYHKLIDFIGNLNNSSTLKGMSPVHASKVSKRGIRLDHLFNSKEIVKKRLEKDMITYYGLLKVKNLSEEQIIEMCEEINSDGEIRIPLYVIDFLKALDKTEYLINLYDKFVVNNKDFPQMVDTTYLTQKILKEGGKILVEGPQSYWLSNGSEKFWESSTSANTSASGILAATKFNFQKYKSVVINIHKTPASSRVGIGANPSSYVSQDFFSRKNINTLKDLGDACTNFDTIQKQFFDSIQENGILKPTTYEDETGSYKINVAMAIGSSIQHGECGATTKKPRVCGLFDCVAHYEVNETQGPYLSISAVDRGDDYDEIGVTIAYIYYSPENKSTFSNGKEYKNGTIIKAGNSLPTEQVLYNCYPIIKTIKGWKETPIAKNKRKGNELPKGVQDLIGTIEHFTGAKIISIGNGPNTDELIYIKNKQN